A genomic region of Micromonospora sp. NBC_01796 contains the following coding sequences:
- a CDS encoding helix-turn-helix domain-containing protein encodes MNESAFGESLRRHRLAHNLSLRGLGNLAHRSKSHLQELESGRKQPSIDTARHLDDLLGAGGRLVTLASTSAPEAVRGEDEALELASLLDASDVAPELVNRFEFAVDELASSYPTTAPMDLLPVVRDNLAQLGTALRKRTTLDQQRRLLVAAGWLALLRATLHIDLRHQRAADAHLTTAEQLAKHVGHAEIRAWSLETRAWDVLTAGDYRRALDLAEQARAMAPRGSSAHIQATAQTGRAWARMGNRRQTRRVLDEVERLVSPLQTPDRPEHHYQYDPAKALSYTATTLAWSGDPAAEEYARTIVADLDVAGRPRRAASARLDLGLALLAAGRPDEASMVTTEAITSGRVVPSNWWRATEVLSAVESSGIREANDLRDAYETHRPR; translated from the coding sequence GTGAACGAATCAGCGTTCGGTGAAAGCCTGCGGCGGCACCGACTCGCGCACAACCTGTCCCTGCGGGGCCTCGGAAATCTTGCCCACCGCAGCAAGAGCCACCTCCAGGAACTGGAGAGTGGACGTAAGCAGCCCAGCATCGACACCGCGCGACACCTCGATGACCTTCTTGGTGCGGGTGGGCGCCTGGTCACCCTGGCCAGCACGTCAGCGCCAGAGGCCGTACGCGGCGAAGACGAAGCACTCGAACTCGCCAGCCTGCTCGATGCCAGCGACGTTGCCCCCGAACTCGTCAACCGGTTCGAATTCGCCGTCGACGAACTGGCCAGCAGCTATCCGACCACTGCGCCGATGGACCTGCTGCCGGTCGTACGCGACAACCTGGCGCAGCTCGGCACCGCGCTCAGGAAGCGAACCACCCTGGATCAGCAGCGCAGACTCCTCGTCGCCGCGGGATGGCTCGCCCTGTTGCGAGCGACCCTGCACATCGACCTGCGGCACCAGCGGGCCGCCGATGCGCATCTGACCACAGCCGAGCAACTCGCCAAACACGTCGGACACGCGGAGATCCGTGCCTGGTCCCTGGAGACGCGGGCCTGGGACGTACTCACCGCCGGGGATTACCGTCGTGCTCTCGACCTGGCCGAACAGGCACGGGCAATGGCACCCCGTGGCAGCTCCGCGCACATCCAGGCGACCGCCCAGACCGGTCGGGCGTGGGCCCGTATGGGCAACCGACGTCAGACCCGTCGAGTGTTGGACGAGGTCGAGCGTCTGGTCAGCCCGCTGCAAACCCCTGATCGACCGGAACACCACTACCAGTACGACCCGGCGAAGGCCCTCTCGTACACCGCGACGACTCTCGCCTGGTCCGGTGACCCGGCGGCAGAGGAGTACGCCCGCACGATCGTCGCCGATCTCGACGTGGCCGGTCGGCCGAGGCGGGCAGCATCGGCTCGTCTCGACCTCGGGCTGGCGCTGCTCGCGGCGGGGCGGCCCGATGAGGCGAGCATGGTCACGACGGAGGCGATCACCTCGGGGCGGGTGGTGCCGTCGAACTGGTGGCGGGCGACCGAGGTACTTTCCGCCGTCGAATCGAGCGGAATCCGCGAGGCCAATGACCTCCGCGACGCGTACGAGACGCACCGACCGCGCTGA